The stretch of DNA TTTGCCAGCGCTGAATGCTAGTATCCTACGTTTTCACTCAGTTTCGGAATCCTCTTCCCGATGAAAGTCGCCATTATTTCCGGCTCGGTGTACGGCACCGCCGAAGAAGTCGCCCGTCATGCCGAGTCTTTGCTCAAGGCTGCCGGTTTTGAAGCCTGGCACGCCGCCCGTGCTACCCAGCAGGATCTGGAAGGTTTTGCCCCACAAGCCTTGCTTGCGGTGACTTCGACCACTGGCATGGGTGAGCTGCCGGATAACCTGATGCCGCTGTACAGCAGCATTCGCGACACCTTGCCAGCGGCCTGGCGCGGGTTGCCGGGTGCGGTGATCGCCCTGGGGGATTCGAGCTATGGCGATACCTACTGTGGCGGTGGCGAGCAGATGCGCGAACTGTTTGCCGAGCTGGGCGTGCGGGAAGTGCTGCCGATGCTGAAGCTCGATGCCAGCGAAACAGTGACCCCGGAGGCGGATGCAGAACCGTGGTTGGCGGAGCTCGCTCAAGCACTGAAAGCCTGAGGCGATTCCTTTGGCCTTTACCGGCCTCTTCGCAGGCAAGCCCGCTCCCACAGGGGCATCACTGACTTGAGGGCGGTGATATACCTGTGGGAGCGGGCTTGCCCGCGAAGAGGCCGGTACAGGTCAGTTCATCTCCCGCAGCAATTCGAGCCAGGCCTGCGCCGCTCGCGACAGATAGGCTCCACGCCGCCAGATGAAGGCAATATCCCAGCGTAGATACGCCGGTGCCTTCAGCGGTAGTCGCACCACCCCAGGGCGCTCCAGCGCTTTTGCCACCACACGGGGCAGCAGCACCACGCCCTGGCCGGCTGCGACCAGCGCCACCAGGAAGTCCGCCTGGCCACTGCGGCCACCTTCTTTCGGGGTAAAGCCCTGCTGCTGGCAAGCCTTGAGCAAGCGGTCGTTGAGCACGAAGCTGCGTTGGTACAGCAGGAAGGGTGTATCCGCCAGCAGCTTCAGGTTGACCTGGTCCAGGTTAGCCAGCGCGTGCCCAGCGGGCAGCAGGGCATCCAGCGGCTCATTGCAGAACGGCTGGTACTCGAACGCCGGGTCGCTGGGTGTGAGGCTGCCGCCCAGCTCCAGCTCGCCGTTTCTCACCGCCTGCTCGACACTTCGGCTGCCGCCCTCAAGCAGCTGAATATCGATGTTCGGATGACGCCTGCGGTATTCGGCGAACAACTTGGCGAACAAGGTATCGCTGCCGAGCATTGGCAAGCCCAGGCGCAGCTCGCCGCGAGCCATCTGGCTGAGGTCGTCGAGCTCACTCAGCAGTTCCTGGCGTTGGCGCAGCAGCGCCTCGCCGCGCTCCAGCACGATGCGCCCGGCCGCGGTCAGATGCAGCTGCGAGGCCTGGCGCTCGAGCAGCGGCTGGCCCACATCTTGCTCCAGCTGGGCGACCTGCTTGCTCACGGCGGACTGGCTGATATGCAGGGTCTGCGCGGCTTGGGTAAAGCCGCCGCGATGGACCACTTCGATGAAGCTGCGCAGTTGTTTGAATTCCATGGTGACGATTCCATTGTGGAATGGCTGCAAGTCTAACAATTCGCTTTTGGCCTAGGCAGCCGAATCTTAAAATGAGGGCCTGTCGAGGACTCCCCCATGAAACCCGCATTACTGAAAAAGCCCCTGCGCCTGTTCGCCGAACTGGCGGTCCTGCTTGCCTTGTTCTTGTCTGGCGGCCAACTGGCCGTTTGGCTGGGCTGGCCGATCCCCGGCGGGGTGATGGGCCTGGGCTTGCTGTTGCTGCTGTTCGCCTGCGGTGTAATCAAGCCGGCAACCTTGCAACTGGGCGCTGGCTGGCTGATGGCGGAAATGCTGCTGTTCTTCATCCCGGCACTGATGAGCCTGCTCGATTACGGCAGCCTGGTGCGCAGCGAAGGCTGGCGCATCTTGCTGGTAATCGCAGTGAGTACCTTGATGGTCATGGTGGTGACCGCCGTGACCGTGGAGCTGGTCTGCCGCTGGAGGTTGCGCCATGAGCCTTGAACCCATGCCGCTGTTCTGGCTGGCGCTGACCTTGGCTTCCTACCTGGCCAGCCGGTGGTTGTATCGGCGCACCGGGCGCTACCTGATGTCGCCACTGATTCTGGTCCCGGCCTTGCTGCTGGCAGTGGCCGTGCCGCTGCACACGGCCTACGCCGAGTATTCGCGCAACACCCATTGGCTGATGAGCGTGCTGGGCCCGGTGACTGTGGCCTTCGCCGTGCCGATCTGGCAACAACGGGCGATGCTGGCACGGCATTGGCCGGCGCTACTTGTAGGTATGGTGGCGGGCAGTGCAGCGTCGATCGCCAGCTCCTGGAGCCTGGCGCACCTGCTGGCGCTGGACGACGCCATCAGCCTGTCGCTGGTGCCGCGTTCGATCACCACGCCATTCGCCATGCCGCTGGCCCATGACCTGGGCGGCGTGCCGGAGCTTACGGCAGTGTTCGTGATGTTCACCGGGGTGCTGGGGGCCATGTTTGGTGGCGTGCTGCTGCGCTGGCTGCCGCTGCGTACCCCCTTGGCGCGGGGCGCACTGTTCGGGGTTGGCGCGCATGGTGCCGGGGTAAGCCGGGCCCAGGAAGTGGGCCGTGAAGAGGGTTCGGTGGCCGGCCTGGTCATGGTGCTCACCGGCCTGCTCAACTTGTTTGCCGCACCGTTGCTGGTGATTCTGCTGTGACCATTCGTGCCTCTGACTCGCTCGGTCATCAAGCTGGCTGGTAACGCAAGTTTCACCTGGCGGGCTGCTGATTACACTCATCCTCGACATAGAGAGCACATGTAAGTGCCGAGGTGACATGCAATGACCGCAGCCTTGCCCTATTCCGTCAACACCCTTGCACCGGGACAAATCTGATGCCTATGGCCGAGATTCCATTGCGCGTCTGGCGTACCCGGGGGCAGAGTTTTTCATTCCGGGGCCAGAGCATCCGCTACTGGACCGCAGGGCAAGGAGAGCCCCTGCTTCTGTTGCATGGATTTCCCACCGCGAGCTGGGACTGGCACTACCTGTGGGCACCGCTGGCCCAACGCTTCCGGGTGATCGCCTGCGACATGCTCGGCTTCGGCGACTCCGCCAAGCCGCTCAACCACCGCTACAGCCTGATGGAGCAAGCGGACCTGCAGCAGGCGCTGCTGACGCATCTGCAGGTTGGGCAGCCGGTGCACCTGTTGGCGCATGACTACGGTGGCAGCGTGGCTCAGGAGTTGTTGTCGCGGCACCACGAGCAGCGTGCGGAGGTTGCCAGTTGCGTGTTTCTCAACAGCGGCCTGTTCCCGGAAAGCTGCCAGGTGCTGCTGGTCCAGAAACTGCTGCTCAGCCGCCTCGGCTGGCTGGTGGGGCGATCGTTTGGGCGCGATGACCTGGTACGCAACGTCACGCAGATCTACGGCCCGTGCACCCATCCCAGCGAAAGTGCACTGGATGACTGCTGGAGCCTGATCGCCGCCAATTCCGGTACACGTATCCTGCACAAGCTGGTGGGCTACCTGCCGGAGCGCAGGGTGCATCGCGAGCGCTGGGTAGGTGCATTGCAGCGTGAAGGGGTGGCACTGCGTTTCATCAACGGCGTGGTCGACCCGGTTTCTGGTGCGCGCATGGTCGAGCGTTACCAACAGCTGGTACCAAACCCTGACATCGTTCAGTTGCAGGGCATCGGCCATTACCCTCACACCGAAGCGCCCGTGCAGGTACTGCGCCACTACCTGGCCTTTCGCGAACAGCTGCTGAGCTACCTGCCGCGGAGCGTCGCCTGGTCCTGAGCCAGCGATCATCGTCTGCCGTTATCGCCTGGCATTCAGCCAGGGTGAGCTTGATTGCCCGCCTGCAAGGGCTGGCGGACACTCGATGCATTCAACCTGACTTGGAGCCATGCCCATGAGCGAGCCGGTAAGCCTGCAAGACCGTGTAGTGATTGTGACCGGAGCCGGTGGCGGCCTGGGCCGTGCCCATGCCCTGCTGTTTGCCGCACGTGGTGCCAAGGTCGTGGTCAACGACCTTGGCGGCTCGACCCACGGTGAGGGTGCCAATGCTTGCGCTGCCGACCAAGTCGTGACGGAAATCCGCGCTGCCGGGGGCACCGCGGTGGCCAACCATGATTCGGTGGGCGACGGTGCGCGCATCGTCGAACAGGCGCTGGACAGTTTCGGCAGAGTCGATGTGCTGGTAAACAACGCCGGCATCTTGCGCGACAGAGCCTTCCACAAGATGGAGGACAGTGATTGGGAGCTGGTCTACAAGGTCCATGTCGAAGGTGCCTACAAAGTCACCCGGGCTGCCTGGCCACACCTGCGCGAGCAGAACTGGGGGCGGGTGATCTTCACCGCATCGACCTCGGGTATATACGGTAACTTCGGCCAGGCCAACTACGGCATGGCCAAGCTGGGGCTGTACGGCCTGACCCGGACCCTGGCCATCGAAGGGCGCAAGCATGGTGTGCTGGTCAACGCCATTGCGCCAACCGGCGGCACGCGCATGACCGAGGGGCTGATACCACCGCAGGTATTCGAGCGGCTCAGGCCGGAATTGATCAGCCCGTTGGTGGTGTACCTGGGCAGCGATCAGTGCCAGGACAGCGGCGAACTGTTCGAGGTGGGCGGTGGCTGGGTGGGCAAGGTGCGCTGGGAGCGTAGCCTAGGTGTCGGCTTCGACCCAGACCAAGGGTTCACCCCGGAGCAGGTCGCGCAAAGCTGGGCGCAGATTGGTGATTTTGCAGGAGCAGTGCACCCGCGGGACACCCTTCAGGCACTGCAGCAGATGATGGCCAACCTGCAGAAATAAAAAAGGCCGCTGCAAGCGCAGCGGCCAATCGAGACGTTAGATCAAGGAGCTTCAAAATCAACGTCGGTGAACCTCGCGGGCCTGAAAGGCGGGGGGTAGAGCCCTTCATGCCGGCCAGTGAGGTAAGAATAAGCGCTTGATCCGGTAGGAAAAATAGCCGCTTATGACATTCACCTTTACGTTTCGGGCAACAGTGCCGGCTGGCCACTTCAAGGCGCTGGCGAGTAGCCCATGCGCCAGCTGGTATCGCGCGACGCGGCCAGCAGGCGCTGTGCTGCCGGGCCGTGTTCATCGGCGTGGAAGATCGAGGTCGGGCCGACCACGGTCATCACCGCCGCGATCTGCCCCATGGCGTTGAACACGGGTGCAGACAACGCATCCACGCCCGGCATCAACAGGCCGTGCACATGGTGCAGGCCTTGTTTGCGGATCCCTGCCAGCAAGCCTTCGTACGCGCTGGCGCTCTGCTTCAACACGGCCAACTCGCGGTCGCGCAGCTCCACGGTCTCTCGTTCGGGCAGATGAGCGGCAAACACCAGGCCAGTGGAGGAACTGAGCAGCGGCAGCACCGAGCCGATCTGAGTCACC from Pseudomonas putida encodes:
- a CDS encoding alpha/beta fold hydrolase, yielding MPMAEIPLRVWRTRGQSFSFRGQSIRYWTAGQGEPLLLLHGFPTASWDWHYLWAPLAQRFRVIACDMLGFGDSAKPLNHRYSLMEQADLQQALLTHLQVGQPVHLLAHDYGGSVAQELLSRHHEQRAEVASCVFLNSGLFPESCQVLLVQKLLLSRLGWLVGRSFGRDDLVRNVTQIYGPCTHPSESALDDCWSLIAANSGTRILHKLVGYLPERRVHRERWVGALQREGVALRFINGVVDPVSGARMVERYQQLVPNPDIVQLQGIGHYPHTEAPVQVLRHYLAFREQLLSYLPRSVAWS
- a CDS encoding SDR family oxidoreductase — its product is MSEPVSLQDRVVIVTGAGGGLGRAHALLFAARGAKVVVNDLGGSTHGEGANACAADQVVTEIRAAGGTAVANHDSVGDGARIVEQALDSFGRVDVLVNNAGILRDRAFHKMEDSDWELVYKVHVEGAYKVTRAAWPHLREQNWGRVIFTASTSGIYGNFGQANYGMAKLGLYGLTRTLAIEGRKHGVLVNAIAPTGGTRMTEGLIPPQVFERLRPELISPLVVYLGSDQCQDSGELFEVGGGWVGKVRWERSLGVGFDPDQGFTPEQVAQSWAQIGDFAGAVHPRDTLQALQQMMANLQK
- a CDS encoding LysR family transcriptional regulator; protein product: MEFKQLRSFIEVVHRGGFTQAAQTLHISQSAVSKQVAQLEQDVGQPLLERQASQLHLTAAGRIVLERGEALLRQRQELLSELDDLSQMARGELRLGLPMLGSDTLFAKLFAEYRRRHPNIDIQLLEGGSRSVEQAVRNGELELGGSLTPSDPAFEYQPFCNEPLDALLPAGHALANLDQVNLKLLADTPFLLYQRSFVLNDRLLKACQQQGFTPKEGGRSGQADFLVALVAAGQGVVLLPRVVAKALERPGVVRLPLKAPAYLRWDIAFIWRRGAYLSRAAQAWLELLREMN
- a CDS encoding LrgB family protein, which encodes MSLEPMPLFWLALTLASYLASRWLYRRTGRYLMSPLILVPALLLAVAVPLHTAYAEYSRNTHWLMSVLGPVTVAFAVPIWQQRAMLARHWPALLVGMVAGSAASIASSWSLAHLLALDDAISLSLVPRSITTPFAMPLAHDLGGVPELTAVFVMFTGVLGAMFGGVLLRWLPLRTPLARGALFGVGAHGAGVSRAQEVGREEGSVAGLVMVLTGLLNLFAAPLLVILL
- a CDS encoding CidA/LrgA family protein, with the protein product MKPALLKKPLRLFAELAVLLALFLSGGQLAVWLGWPIPGGVMGLGLLLLLFACGVIKPATLQLGAGWLMAEMLLFFIPALMSLLDYGSLVRSEGWRILLVIAVSTLMVMVVTAVTVELVCRWRLRHEP
- a CDS encoding flavodoxin — its product is MKVAIISGSVYGTAEEVARHAESLLKAAGFEAWHAARATQQDLEGFAPQALLAVTSTTGMGELPDNLMPLYSSIRDTLPAAWRGLPGAVIALGDSSYGDTYCGGGEQMRELFAELGVREVLPMLKLDASETVTPEADAEPWLAELAQALKA